A stretch of Paracoccus sp. N5 DNA encodes these proteins:
- a CDS encoding DcaP family trimeric outer membrane transporter has translation MTTKWTKGRKTGLLAAALLGCGATGAVAQDLAALEARIATLEAEKAAAPVTAGPGVKLSFYGFTKLDLVGDNNYDLGYTTGGMASVGESSVQDGGSGATAFESRLGVKGSIDTEIGELKFNIEGDFYGAASGSGNFRLRHAYGEVGPLLAGQTWTNWMPFEGTPGAIQDFNGAAGGTNYRAPQLRYTFRPNEQWRLSLAIEEDYAPGAQSNLALTAFGGYASPRVKAGLGVIARNLETNAGETVRGLGYALGADVEAWQGGKLQLQYVGGKGIATAMNNAGAATIDIATGGKYAYDIDADGDAIKVHGLKAGITQKLGEKSDISVAYGMQRFDDYAGAADSGTKQISSAYLTYRYFATKQLMLAAEVSYLEREQFDGTSFDNTRLQGVVKFTF, from the coding sequence ATGACGACCAAATGGACGAAAGGACGAAAGACCGGCCTGCTGGCCGCGGCGCTACTGGGCTGCGGCGCGACCGGTGCCGTGGCACAGGATCTGGCCGCGCTCGAGGCGCGGATCGCCACGCTCGAGGCCGAAAAGGCCGCTGCACCGGTGACGGCGGGGCCGGGGGTGAAGCTGTCCTTCTATGGCTTTACCAAGCTCGACCTGGTCGGGGACAACAACTATGACCTTGGTTATACGACCGGCGGCATGGCCAGCGTCGGGGAAAGCTCGGTCCAGGACGGCGGCAGCGGGGCGACGGCGTTCGAAAGCCGGCTGGGCGTCAAGGGCAGCATCGACACCGAGATCGGCGAGCTGAAGTTCAACATCGAGGGCGATTTCTACGGCGCGGCCAGCGGCAGCGGCAATTTCCGCCTGCGCCATGCCTATGGCGAGGTCGGGCCGTTGCTGGCCGGCCAGACTTGGACGAACTGGATGCCCTTCGAGGGCACGCCCGGCGCGATCCAGGACTTCAACGGTGCGGCGGGCGGCACCAACTACCGGGCGCCGCAGCTGCGCTATACCTTCCGGCCGAATGAGCAATGGCGCCTGTCGCTGGCCATCGAAGAGGATTATGCCCCCGGCGCGCAGTCGAACCTGGCGCTGACGGCTTTCGGCGGCTATGCCTCGCCGCGGGTAAAGGCGGGCCTGGGCGTGATCGCGCGCAATCTCGAAACCAATGCCGGTGAGACCGTGCGAGGTCTCGGCTATGCGCTGGGCGCGGATGTCGAGGCCTGGCAGGGCGGCAAGCTGCAGCTGCAATATGTCGGCGGCAAGGGGATTGCGACGGCGATGAACAATGCCGGCGCGGCGACGATCGACATCGCCACCGGCGGGAAATACGCCTATGACATCGACGCCGATGGCGATGCGATCAAGGTTCACGGGCTCAAGGCCGGCATCACCCAGAAGCTGGGCGAGAAGAGCGACATCTCCGTGGCCTACGGGATGCAGCGCTTCGACGACTATGCCGGTGCGGCGGACAGCGGGACGAAACAGATCAGTTCCGCCTACCTGACCTACCGCTACTTCGCGACTAAGCAGCTGATGCTGGCGGCCGAGGTGAGCTATCTCGAGCGCGAGCAGTTCGACGGCACGAGCTTCGACAATACCCGCCTGCAGGGAGTGGTGAAGTTTACCTTCTGA